Proteins co-encoded in one Conger conger chromosome 4, fConCon1.1, whole genome shotgun sequence genomic window:
- the ephx4 gene encoding epoxide hydrolase 4 produces the protein MARLLRNLLLFTIRLALRIRVLGYWSLIYSYCALCTCIALLKLWWNIILRPSKTFQWGIRETPPACLNDTSLGTHCYVRIKESGLRFHYVAAGERGKPLMLFLHGFPEFWFSWRHQLREFKSEFRVVAVDMRGYGESDVPASTDSYRLDYLLTDVKDIVEYLGYNRCFLVGHNWGGIIAWLFAIHYPDMVTKLIVLNCPHPSVFTDYSLRSPSQLLKCSYIFFFQLPHLPELMLSINDFKALKGLFTSRSTGIGRKGCWLTSEDMEAYMYAFSQPGALTGALNYYRNIFSFLPLRQQDVKSPVLLLWGERDAFLEQDMAETCRLYIKNHFRLNIISGASHWLQQDQPDIVNTLMWTFLKEGEGRKTYRN, from the exons atggcgAGGCTGCTTCGCAACTTGCTGTTGTTTACAATTCGACTTGCGCTAAGGATCAGAGTTTTGGGCTATTGGTCTTTGATATACAGCTATTGTGCGCTCTGCACTTGCATTGCGCTGTTGAAACTTTGGTGGAACATAATTCTAAGGCCGTCAAAAACCTTTCAATGGGGAATACGCGAAACTCCCCCAGCCTGCCTGAATGACACGTCCTTGGGAACCCACTGCTACGTTAGAATAAAG GAGTCTGGTCTGAGATTCCATTATGTGGCTGCAGGAGAAAGGGGAAAACCACTAATGCTGTTTCTCCATGGTTTCCCAGAGTTCTG GTTCTCCTGGCGCCACCAGCTGCGTGAATTTAAGAGCGAGTTTCGGGTTGTAGCGGTGGACATGCGTGGGTATGGGGAGTCCGACGTTCCTGCCTCCACTGACAGCTACCGACTAGATTACCTGCTCACTGATGTTAAAGACATCGTGGAGTACTTGG GTTATAACAGATGTTTCCTCGTTGGCCACAATTGGGGCGGGATCATCGCATGGCTGTTTGCAATCCATTACCCGGATATGGTGACAAAGCTCATCGTCCTGAACTGTCCCCATCCTTCCGTTTTTACAG ATTACAGTCTCCGCAGTCCCAGCCAGTTGCTCAAGTGCAGCTACATCTTCTTCTTCCAGCTTCCGCATTTGCCAGAGTTAATGCTGTCAATCAACGACTTCAAG GCCCTGAAAGGCCTGTTCACCAGCCGCAGTACAGGGATTGGGCGGAAAGGCTGCTGGCTCACCTCAGAGGATATGGAGGCCTACATGTACGCCTTCTCCCAGCCCGGGGCCCTCACAGGCGCATTAAATTACTACAGAAACATCTTCag CTTCCTCCCATTGAGGCAACAAGACGTGAAGTCCCCCGTGCTCCTgctgtggggagagagggacgccTTCCTGGAGCAGGACATGGCAGAGACGTGCCGCCTCTACATCAAGAACCATTTCCGGCTGAACATCATCTCCGGGGCCAGCCACTGGCTGCAGCAGGACCAGCCCGACATCGTCAACACCTTGATGTGGACCTTTCTCAAAGAGGGCGAGGGCCGCAAAACCTACAGAAACTGA